The Carassius gibelio isolate Cgi1373 ecotype wild population from Czech Republic chromosome B22, carGib1.2-hapl.c, whole genome shotgun sequence genome window below encodes:
- the LOC127988402 gene encoding vasorin encodes MRPLSPLSHLILFHLLCGSLSSRCPQECMCNSNGFNFCVQRNLSNMPRGLPSSTKNLYIFQNNINTLQQQDFTELGELRMLDLSQNALSEIPDAVFSPLSSLHNLDLSSNQITHISKDSFAGLVNLERLYLYSNHIQSIHPAAFEGLENLLELKLQGNQISVLPALQLPKLLHLDLSYNSIPPIGPKDLQTPHLESLKIAGLRLTSLNEELLSSLMNLHVLDVSQNLLVEIQPTLKAMGGLRTLNLTGNPLRSIKPEDFQNLVNLLELDLSNLNLQGFPEGFFNLFPKLEKLTAAENPFNCLCPLAWFPAWVKDAQIELLRMEETRCHFPPINSGKFLARLEHKDFGCPTTTIELTSAGTSSTTSKPTNSTTPSGTTHVIPPAPPSEMPSADTDSFPLSQTTAFSREIIEGSEEEDIICPSNICLNGGTCIFDSNGVVVCLCPPPMSGPYCEIQNPSFFPPPSPRVSIETIATVQPSTISSLHITSTSISLDLHRYIHTRPHIRGIRLTYRNLSGPDRRPLQLNVPPTYPEYTLRGLQPNSTYSVCASPLGEPVHVSVSACMEARTTGIPHSSPVPSFNRTEQSSSLTPIVAAVAVVMVVAIVATVVVIRRRRRLKAPVDTDLHETSPLELEGVKTSPENGLTHPKSNDITPCPSLVQNTLEYETPLIQGQCPANNNVACTKPLYV; translated from the coding sequence ATGCGGCCATTATCTCCACTGTCTCATCTCATTTTGTTTCACTTACTGTGTGGATCTCTGAGCAGCAGATGTCCTCAAGAGTGCATGTGCAACTCCAATGGTTTCAACTTCTGTGTCCAGCGGAACTTGAGCAACATGCCTCGTGGCCTGCCCTCGTCCACAAAGAACCTCTACATCTTTCAGAACAACATCAATACTTTGCAGCAGCAGGACTTTACAGAGCTTGGCGAGCTTAGAATGCTTGACTTGAGTCAGAATGCCCTCAGTGAAATCCCTGATGCGGTGTTCAGTCCACTCTCCTCTCTACACAACCTGGATCTCTCTTCAAACCAAATCACCCACATTTCCAAAGACAGCTTTGCTGGACTGGTCAACCTGGAAAGGCTCTATCTCTACAGTAACCACATTCAGAGCATTCACCCAGCTGCATTTGAGGGACTAGAGAACCTACTGGAACTGAAGCTACAGGGGAATCAGATTAGTGTATTGCCAGCTTTGCAACTGCCCAAGCTGCTCCACTTGGACCTTAGTTATAATAGTATCCCACCTATTGGACCTAAAGATTTACAGACACCACATCTTGAGTCTCTTAAAATAGCTGGACTGCGTCTGACCAGTCTGAATGAGGAGCTGCTAAGCAGCCTGATGAACCTACATGTTCTGGATGTTTCCCAGAACCTGCTTGTAGAGATTCAACCTACACTGAAGGCAATGGGGGGCCTACGGACCCTCAATTTAACTGGGAATCCCTTGAGATCCATAAAACCAGAAGACTTCCAAAATTTGGTTAATTTGCTAGAGCTTGACTTGAGCAACCTTAATTTGCAAGGCTTCCCCGAGGGCTTCTTCAACCTTTTCCCCAAACTTGAGAAGCTCACTGCAGCAGAAAACCCATTTAACTGCCTCTGCCCCCTGGCCTGGTTTCCAGCATGGGTAAAGGATGCTCAAATAGAACTGCTGAGAATGGAGGAGACTCGTTGCCACTTTCCACCAATAAACTCAGGAAAGTTTTTGGCAAGGTTGGAGCATAAAGATTTTGGCTGTCCCACTACGACCATTGAGTTGACAAGTGCAGGGACAAGCAGTACTACAAGCAAGCCCACAAACTCCACCACACCATCAGGCACCACGCACGTCATTCCCCCGGCGCCACCAAGTGAGATGCCCTCggcagacacagacagcttcCCTCTTTCCCAGACCACTGCCTTCTCCAGAGAAATCATAGAAGGTTCTGAAGAAGAGGACATTATATGCCCCTCCAATATTTGTCTAAATGGGGGAACGTGTATATTTGACTCAAATGGGGTGGTTGTTTGCCTGTGTCCACCTCCAATGTCAGGACCCTACTGTGAGATTCAAAATCCAAGCTTCTTCCCTCCACCTTCACCTAGAGTTTCTATCGAGACCATTGCTACAGTCCAGCCCAGCACAATCAGCTCCCTTCATATAACCAGCACTTCCATTTCATTAGACCTTCACCGTTACATCCACACACGACCACACATCCGAGGAATCCGTCTGACATACCGAAACTTGTCAGGCCCCGACCGACGGCCACTACAGCTGAATGTACCTCCAACTTACCCTGAATACACACTTAGAGGGCTACAGCCAAATAGCACCTATTCTGTATGTGCTAGTCCTCTGGGAGAGCCTGTCCATGTCTCAGTTAGTGCCTGCATGGAGGCTCGCACAACAGGAATTCCACACTCCTCCCCCGTGCCAAGTTTTAACAGGACTGAACAGTCTTCCTCTCTCACACCCATCGTGGCAGCTGTGGCAGTGGTGATGGTAGTGGCCATCGTAGCTACTGTGGTGGTTATCCGGCGCAGAAGGAGATTGAAGGCTCCAGTAGATACGGACTTACATGAGACATCTCCTCTGGAGCTAGAGGGAGTAAAAACCAGTCCAGAGAATGGTCTGACACATCCGAAATCAAACGACATTACCCCTTGCCCATCTTTAGTGCAAAATACCTTGGAATACGAGACACCTTTAATACAAGGACAGTGTCCAGCCAACAATAATGTAGCTTGTACAAAACCTTTGTATGTGTAA